Proteins encoded by one window of Streptomyces sp. LX-29:
- the rpsJ gene encoding 30S ribosomal protein S10, whose amino-acid sequence MAGQKIRIRLKAYDHEVIDSSAKKIVETVTRTGASVAGPVPLPTEKNVYCVIKSPHKYKDSREHFEMRTHKRLIDILDPTPKTVDSLMRLDLPAGVDIEIKL is encoded by the coding sequence ATGGCGGGACAGAAGATCCGCATCCGGCTCAAGGCCTACGACCACGAGGTCATCGACTCCTCGGCGAAGAAGATCGTCGAGACGGTGACCCGCACTGGTGCGTCGGTCGCGGGCCCGGTGCCGCTGCCCACTGAGAAGAACGTGTACTGCGTCATCAAGTCGCCGCACAAGTACAAGGACTCGCGCGAGCACTTCGAGATGCGCACGCACAAGCGCCTCATCGACATCCTCGACCCCACGCCGAAGACGGTTGACTCGCTGATGCGCCTCGACCTGCCGGCGGGCGTCGACATCGAGATCAAGCTCTGA
- a CDS encoding PIG-L family deacetylase: MAALSGEDSPRYAAPRHTLSRRRTLGALAAVTAATVAGCSSEGRKAATAAPVRSVDPHSAEPFRSASGNGDTLLLQVLAHPDDDLYFMNPDAQHILRSGTPLVSVYVTAGEAKGINRVYGGPIPKPDKPGYSSARHQGLRQAYAEMLGLDRFTRWRRTVMTLPGGLRAESNVLTNGRQKVQLVFLNIAMLSDNGVRIPDLWEVPGTEADTLVATGSPLQESDTYDHEALVDVLAGLMDRFRPTVIHTLDPDPDFQIHDATHPRDNDQPGCSDHRDHTPVALFTWKAISQWVADASRRDGRAPRFVTTAFRGYYNQRWPHNLPIEIVRNKAHIVSAYGGSPTWPCGNTAGCGDYSQGGNRALVNRKGWVRSTHHRYPGGLPAPQLDRDGRLIAYGVLGTQAVRWRETGKGTGRFGAPENLGGGPLAPALHVVRDTAGRQLLFGLRFTDVAGQGGPNRRDIVVLEQRAPGGSFRPWRALGTPELLPSRGRRVGAPTAVATPDGRVHLFVRTADKGIATRVREADGRWGPWQDLGGGEIQDGLSALVDREGRIHVFGGGRDTVHHWSQDAPGGPVFARPLTGLPRPGNQPGATLAPDGSVAVIYRAPATAQPAVHTVLSAHHPGETPLRFFEGYGPVTAHTVRAAGRDTLLLLSRAMDGEVQLRYGTKPGTRPLRSPGHLVPVGAPTLLPGDEAHVAVVGMSPAATPWIWRPQATSRA; the protein is encoded by the coding sequence ATGGCTGCTCTTTCCGGGGAGGACTCCCCGCGATACGCCGCGCCGCGGCACACCCTCTCACGCCGACGCACCCTGGGCGCGCTGGCCGCCGTGACCGCGGCCACGGTCGCCGGATGCAGCTCCGAGGGGCGCAAGGCCGCCACCGCGGCCCCGGTGCGGTCCGTGGACCCCCACTCGGCGGAGCCCTTCCGGTCCGCCAGCGGCAACGGCGACACCCTCCTGCTCCAGGTGCTGGCCCACCCGGACGACGATCTGTACTTCATGAACCCCGACGCGCAGCACATCCTGCGCTCGGGCACCCCCCTCGTCAGCGTCTACGTCACCGCCGGCGAGGCCAAGGGCATCAACCGGGTCTACGGCGGCCCCATCCCGAAGCCGGACAAGCCCGGCTACTCCTCCGCCCGGCACCAGGGCCTGCGCCAGGCGTACGCCGAGATGCTGGGCCTGGACCGGTTCACCCGCTGGCGGCGCACGGTGATGACGCTCCCCGGCGGCCTCCGCGCGGAGAGCAACGTCCTGACCAACGGGCGACAGAAGGTCCAGCTGGTCTTCCTCAACATCGCCATGCTGTCCGACAACGGCGTCCGCATCCCCGACCTGTGGGAGGTCCCGGGCACCGAGGCCGACACCCTGGTCGCCACCGGCTCCCCGCTCCAGGAGTCCGACACCTACGACCACGAGGCGCTGGTCGACGTGCTCGCCGGGCTGATGGACCGGTTCCGGCCGACGGTGATCCACACCCTGGACCCGGACCCCGACTTCCAGATCCACGACGCCACCCACCCCCGGGACAACGACCAGCCCGGGTGCTCCGACCACCGCGACCACACCCCGGTGGCCCTGTTCACCTGGAAGGCGATCTCCCAGTGGGTGGCCGACGCCTCCCGCCGGGACGGCCGCGCCCCGCGCTTCGTCACCACCGCCTTCCGCGGGTACTACAACCAGCGCTGGCCGCACAACCTGCCGATCGAGATCGTGCGGAACAAGGCCCACATCGTCTCCGCCTACGGTGGCTCCCCCACCTGGCCGTGCGGCAACACCGCGGGCTGCGGCGACTACAGCCAGGGCGGCAACCGGGCGCTGGTCAACCGCAAGGGCTGGGTGCGCTCCACCCACCACCGCTACCCCGGCGGGCTGCCCGCCCCGCAGCTCGACCGCGACGGGCGACTGATCGCCTACGGCGTGCTGGGCACCCAGGCCGTGCGCTGGCGGGAGACCGGCAAGGGCACCGGGCGCTTCGGCGCCCCCGAGAACCTCGGCGGCGGCCCGCTGGCGCCCGCGCTGCACGTGGTCAGGGACACCGCGGGACGACAGCTGCTCTTCGGGCTGCGCTTCACGGACGTGGCCGGCCAGGGCGGTCCCAACCGACGGGACATCGTGGTGCTGGAGCAGCGCGCCCCCGGCGGCTCCTTCCGCCCCTGGCGGGCGCTGGGCACCCCCGAGCTCCTGCCCTCCCGCGGGCGGCGGGTCGGCGCGCCCACCGCCGTCGCCACCCCGGACGGCCGGGTGCACCTGTTCGTCCGCACCGCCGACAAGGGCATCGCCACCCGCGTCCGGGAGGCCGACGGCCGCTGGGGCCCCTGGCAGGACCTGGGCGGCGGCGAGATACAGGACGGCCTGAGCGCGCTGGTCGACCGCGAGGGCCGCATCCACGTCTTCGGCGGCGGCCGGGACACCGTCCACCACTGGTCCCAGGACGCCCCCGGCGGTCCCGTCTTCGCCCGACCGCTGACCGGGCTGCCGCGCCCCGGCAACCAGCCCGGGGCGACACTGGCCCCCGACGGCTCCGTCGCCGTGATCTACCGCGCCCCCGCCACCGCCCAGCCCGCCGTGCACACGGTGCTGTCCGCGCACCACCCGGGCGAGACCCCGCTGCGCTTCTTCGAGGGCTACGGGCCGGTCACCGCGCACACCGTCCGCGCGGCCGGCCGCGACACCCTGCTGCTCCTCAGCCGGGCCATGGACGGCGAGGTGCAGCTGCGCTACGGCACCAAGCCCGGCACCCGCCCACTGCGCTCCCCCGGCCATCTGGTTCCGGTCGGCGCCCCGACACTGCTCCCGGGCGACGAGGCCCATGTCGCCGTGGTCGGCATGTCCCCGGCGGCCACACCCTGGATCTGGCGGCCGCAGGCGACCTCCCGGGCCTGA
- the tuf gene encoding elongation factor Tu, with the protein MAKAKFERTKPHVNIGTIGHIDHGKTTLTAAITKVLHDKYPDLNEASAFDQIDKAPEERQRGITISIAHVEYQTESRHYAHVDCPGHADYIKNMITGAAQMDGAILVVAATDGPMPQTKEHVLLARQVGVPYIVVALNKADMVDDEEILELVELEVRELLSEYEFPGDDVPVVQVSALKALEGDAEWGESVLKLMNAVDEAIPQPERDVDKPFLMPIEDVFTITGRGTVVTGRIERGVLKVNETVDIIGIKTEKTTTTVTGIEMFRKLLDEGQAGENVGLLLRGIKREDVERGQVIIKPGSVTPHTSFEAQAYILSKDEGGRHTPFFNNYRPQFYFRTTDVTGVVTLPEGTEMVMPGDNTEMSVELIQPVAMEEGLKFAIREGGRTVGAGQVTKINK; encoded by the coding sequence GTGGCGAAGGCGAAGTTCGAGCGGACTAAGCCGCACGTCAACATCGGCACCATCGGTCACATCGACCACGGTAAGACGACGCTGACCGCGGCGATTACCAAGGTGCTGCACGACAAGTACCCGGACCTGAACGAGGCCTCGGCCTTCGACCAGATCGACAAGGCTCCTGAGGAGCGTCAGCGCGGTATCACCATCTCCATCGCGCACGTCGAGTACCAGACCGAGTCGCGTCACTACGCGCACGTCGACTGCCCGGGTCACGCGGACTACATCAAGAACATGATCACCGGTGCCGCGCAGATGGACGGCGCCATCCTCGTGGTCGCCGCCACCGACGGCCCGATGCCGCAGACCAAGGAGCACGTGCTCCTGGCCCGCCAGGTCGGCGTTCCGTACATCGTCGTCGCCCTGAACAAGGCCGACATGGTGGACGACGAGGAGATCCTGGAGCTCGTCGAGCTCGAGGTCCGTGAGCTCCTCTCCGAGTACGAGTTCCCGGGCGACGACGTTCCGGTCGTCCAGGTCTCGGCGCTGAAGGCGCTCGAGGGCGACGCCGAGTGGGGCGAGTCGGTCCTCAAGCTCATGAACGCCGTCGACGAGGCCATCCCGCAGCCGGAGCGCGACGTTGACAAGCCGTTCCTGATGCCGATCGAGGACGTCTTCACGATCACCGGTCGTGGCACCGTCGTCACCGGTCGTATCGAGCGTGGTGTCCTCAAGGTCAACGAGACCGTCGACATCATCGGCATCAAGACCGAGAAGACCACCACCACGGTCACCGGCATCGAGATGTTCCGCAAGCTGCTCGACGAGGGCCAGGCCGGTGAGAACGTCGGTCTGCTGCTCCGCGGCATCAAGCGCGAGGACGTCGAGCGCGGCCAGGTCATCATCAAGCCGGGCTCGGTCACGCCGCACACCTCGTTCGAGGCCCAGGCGTACATCCTGTCGAAGGACGAGGGTGGCCGCCACACCCCGTTCTTCAACAACTACCGCCCGCAGTTCTACTTCCGTACCACGGACGTGACCGGCGTCGTGACCCTCCCCGAGGGCACCGAGATGGTCATGCCGGGCGACAACACCGAGATGTCGGTCGAGCTGATCCAGCCGGTCGCCATGGAGGAGGGCCTGAAGTTCGCCATCCGTGAGGGTGGCCGGACCGTGGGCGCCGGCCAGGTCACCAAGATCAACAAGTGA
- the fusA gene encoding elongation factor G, which produces MATTSLDLAKVRNIGIMAHIDAGKTTTTERILFYTGVSYKIGEVHDGAATMDWMEQEQERGITITSAATTCHWPLEDVDHTINIIDTPGHVDFTVEVERSLRVLDGAVTVFDGVAGVEPQSETVWRQADRYGVPRICFVNKLDRTGAEFHRCVDMIVDRLGATPIVMQLPIGAEADFKGVVDLVRMKALVWSAEATKGEMYDVVDIPATHIEAADEWRGKLLEAVAENDEEMMELYLEGQEPTEEQLYAAIRRITINSGKGGGTTVTPVFCGTAFKNKGVQPLLDAVVRYLPSPIDIEAIEGQAVSNPDEVVKRKPSDEEPLSALAFKIMSDPHLGKLTFVRVYSGRLESGSQVQNSVKGKKERIGKIYRMHANKREEIESVGAGDIVAVMGLKQTTTGETLCDPTNPVILESMDFPAPVIEVAIEPKSKGDQEKLGIAIQRLAEEDPSFRVKTDEETGQTIISGMGELHLDVLVDRMRREFKVEANVGKPQVAYRETLRKAVERLDYTHKKQTGGSGQFAKVQIALEPLEGDGYEFENKVTGGRVPREYIPSVDAGCQEAMEFGVLAGYPLTGVKVTLLDGAYHEVDSSEMAFKIAGSMAFKEAARKASPALLEPMMKVEVTTPEDYMGDVIGDINSRRGQIQSMEDRSGAKLVTGLVPLSEMFGYVGDLRSKTSGRASYSMQFDSYAEVPKNVAEEIIAKAKGE; this is translated from the coding sequence ATGGCCACCACTTCACTTGACCTGGCCAAGGTCCGCAACATCGGGATCATGGCCCACATCGACGCGGGCAAGACGACCACCACCGAGCGGATCCTGTTCTACACCGGCGTGTCCTACAAGATCGGCGAGGTGCACGACGGCGCCGCGACGATGGACTGGATGGAGCAGGAGCAGGAGCGCGGCATCACGATCACGTCCGCCGCGACCACCTGCCACTGGCCGCTGGAGGACGTCGACCACACCATCAACATCATCGACACCCCGGGCCACGTCGACTTCACGGTCGAGGTGGAGCGCTCGCTGCGCGTGCTCGACGGTGCCGTCACGGTGTTCGACGGTGTGGCGGGTGTCGAGCCCCAGTCCGAGACCGTGTGGCGTCAGGCCGACCGCTACGGCGTGCCGCGCATCTGCTTCGTCAACAAGCTGGACCGCACCGGCGCGGAGTTCCACCGCTGTGTCGACATGATCGTCGACCGGCTCGGTGCGACCCCGATCGTCATGCAGCTCCCGATCGGCGCCGAGGCCGACTTCAAGGGCGTCGTGGACCTGGTCCGCATGAAGGCCCTGGTCTGGTCCGCCGAGGCGACCAAGGGCGAGATGTACGACGTCGTCGACATCCCGGCCACCCACATCGAGGCTGCTGACGAGTGGCGCGGCAAGCTGCTCGAGGCCGTCGCCGAGAACGACGAAGAGATGATGGAGCTGTACCTGGAGGGCCAGGAGCCCACCGAGGAGCAGCTGTACGCGGCGATCCGCCGTATCACCATCAACTCCGGCAAGGGCGGCGGCACCACCGTCACCCCGGTGTTCTGTGGCACCGCGTTCAAGAACAAGGGCGTCCAGCCCCTGCTCGACGCGGTCGTGCGCTACCTGCCCTCCCCGATCGACATCGAGGCGATCGAGGGCCAGGCGGTCAGCAACCCGGACGAGGTCGTCAAGCGCAAGCCGTCCGACGAGGAGCCGCTGTCGGCGCTGGCGTTCAAGATCATGAGCGACCCGCACCTCGGCAAGCTCACCTTCGTCCGCGTGTACTCCGGCCGCCTGGAGTCTGGATCGCAGGTCCAGAACTCCGTCAAGGGCAAGAAGGAGCGCATCGGCAAGATCTACCGCATGCACGCCAACAAGCGTGAGGAGATCGAGTCGGTGGGCGCCGGTGACATCGTCGCCGTCATGGGCCTGAAGCAGACCACCACCGGTGAGACGCTGTGCGACCCGACCAACCCGGTGATCCTGGAGTCCATGGACTTCCCGGCCCCGGTGATCGAGGTCGCCATCGAGCCGAAGTCCAAGGGCGACCAGGAGAAGCTGGGTATCGCCATCCAGCGCCTGGCCGAGGAGGACCCGTCCTTCCGCGTCAAGACTGACGAGGAGACCGGCCAGACCATCATCTCCGGCATGGGCGAGCTGCACCTGGACGTGCTGGTCGACCGTATGCGTCGCGAGTTCAAGGTCGAGGCCAACGTCGGTAAGCCGCAGGTCGCGTACCGCGAGACCCTGCGCAAGGCCGTGGAGCGCCTCGACTACACGCACAAGAAGCAGACTGGTGGTTCCGGCCAGTTCGCGAAGGTGCAGATCGCGCTCGAGCCGCTCGAGGGCGACGGGTACGAGTTCGAGAACAAGGTCACCGGTGGTCGTGTCCCGCGGGAGTACATCCCGTCCGTGGACGCGGGTTGCCAGGAGGCCATGGAGTTCGGCGTGCTCGCGGGCTACCCGCTCACGGGTGTCAAGGTCACGCTGCTCGACGGCGCCTACCACGAGGTCGACTCCTCGGAGATGGCGTTCAAGATCGCCGGTTCGATGGCCTTCAAGGAGGCCGCCCGCAAGGCCAGCCCGGCCCTGCTCGAGCCGATGATGAAGGTCGAGGTCACCACGCCCGAGGACTACATGGGCGATGTGATCGGCGACATCAACTCCCGTCGCGGTCAGATCCAGTCCATGGAGGACCGTTCCGGCGCCAAGCTGGTCACCGGCCTGGTTCCGCTCTCGGAGATGTTCGGCTACGTCGGAGACCTGCGCAGCAAGACCTCCGGCCGTGCCAGCTACTCCATGCAGTTCGACTCCTACGCCGAGGTTCCCAAGAACGTCGCCGAGGAGATCATCGCGAAGGCCAAGGGCGAGTAA
- the rpsG gene encoding 30S ribosomal protein S7 has product MPRKGPAPKRPVIIDPVYNSPLVTSLINKILLNGKRSTAERIVYGAMEGLREKTGNDPVITLKRALENVKPALEVKSRRVGGATYQVPVEVKPGRASTLALRWLVGYSRARREKTMTERLMNELLDASNGLGASVKRREDTHKMAESNKAFAHYRW; this is encoded by the coding sequence ATGCCTCGTAAGGGCCCCGCCCCGAAGCGCCCGGTCATCATCGACCCGGTCTACAACTCTCCTCTTGTCACCTCGCTGATCAACAAGATCCTGCTGAACGGCAAGCGTTCCACCGCCGAGCGCATCGTGTACGGCGCCATGGAGGGCCTGCGCGAGAAGACCGGTAACGACCCGGTCATCACGCTCAAGCGCGCTCTGGAGAACGTCAAGCCGGCTCTCGAGGTCAAGTCCCGCCGCGTCGGTGGCGCGACCTACCAGGTTCCGGTCGAGGTCAAGCCCGGCCGTGCCTCCACCCTCGCGCTGCGCTGGCTCGTGGGCTACTCCCGCGCCCGTCGCGAGAAGACCATGACCGAGCGCCTCATGAACGAGCTGCTGGACGCCAGCAACGGTCTGGGCGCCTCCGTCAAGCGTCGCGAGGACACCCACAAGATGGCCGAGTCCAACAAGGCCTTCGCGCACTACCGCTGGTAG
- the rpsL gene encoding 30S ribosomal protein S12, translating into MPTIQQLVRKGRQDKVEKNKTPALEGSPQRRGVCTRVFTTTPKKPNSALRKVARVRLTSGIEVTAYIPGEGHNLQEHSIVLVRGGRVKDLPGVRYKIIRGSLDTQGVKNRKQARSRYGAKKEK; encoded by the coding sequence GTGCCTACGATCCAGCAGCTGGTCCGCAAGGGCCGGCAGGACAAGGTCGAGAAGAACAAGACGCCCGCACTGGAGGGTTCGCCCCAGCGCCGCGGCGTCTGCACGCGTGTTTTCACGACCACCCCGAAGAAGCCGAACTCGGCCCTGCGTAAGGTCGCGCGTGTGCGTCTGACCAGCGGGATCGAGGTCACCGCTTACATTCCGGGTGAGGGCCACAACCTGCAGGAGCACTCGATCGTGCTCGTGCGTGGCGGTCGTGTGAAGGACCTTCCGGGTGTTCGCTACAAGATCATCCGTGGTTCGCTCGACACGCAGGGCGTCAAGAACCGCAAGCAGGCTCGCAGCCGCTACGGCGCCAAGAAGGAGAAGTAA
- a CDS encoding DNA-directed RNA polymerase subunit beta' — MLDVNFFDELRIGLATADDIRQWSHGEVKKPETINYRTLKPEKDGLFCEKIFGPTRDWECYCGKYKRVRFKGIICERCGVEVTRAKVRRERMGHIELAAPVTHIWYFKGVPSRLGYLLDLAPKDLEKVIYFAAYMITWVDDERRTRDLPSLEAHVSVERQQIEQRRDADLEARAKKLESDLAELEAEGAKADVRRKVREGAEREMKQLRDRAQREIDRLDEVWNRFKNLKVQDLEGDELLYRELRDRFGTYFMGGMGAAALQKRLESFDLDEEAERLREIIRTGKGQKKTRALKRLKVVSAFLQTRNSPNGMVLDCIPVIPPDLRPMVQLDGGRFATSDLNDLYRRVINRNNRLKRLLDLGAPEIIVNNEKRMLQEAVDALFDNGRRGRPVTGPGNRPLKSLSDMLKGKQGRFRQNLLGKRVDYSARSVIVVGPQLKLHQCGLPKAMALELFKPFVMKRLVDLNHAQNIKSAKRMVERGRTVVYDVLEEVIAEHPVLLNRAPTLHRLGIQAFEPQLVEGKAIQIHPLVCTAFNADFDGDQMAVHLPLSAEAQAEARILMLSSNNILKPADGRPVTMPTQDMVLGLFFLTTDEEEREVVGEGRSFGSTAEAIMAFDARELSLQAKVDIRFPIGTVPPRGWTPPVTEEGDEGVEAAAWQPGDSFRLRTTLGRALFNELLPEDYPFVDYSVGKKQLSEIVNDLAERYPKVIVAATLDNLKAAGFHWATRSGVTVAISDVVVPEAKKAIVAGYEAQDEKVQKQYERGLITKDERTQELIAIWTKATNEVAEAMNSNFPKTNPIFMMVDSGARGNMMQMRQIAGMRGLVSNAKNETIPRPIKASFREGLSVLEYFISTHGARKGLADTALRTADSGYLTRRLVDVSQDVIIREEDCGTERGLKLAIASRGADGVLRKTDDVETSVYARCLAEDIVVDGKVLAPAGTDLGDVLIQELVKYGVEQVKTRSVLTCESAVGTCAMCYGRSLATGKLVDIGEAVGIIAAQSIGEPGTQLTMRTFHTGGVAGDDITQGLPRVVELFEARTPKGVAPISEAAGRVRIEETEKTKKIIVTPDDGSDETAFGISKRARLLVSEGEHVEVGQALTVGATNPHDVLRILGQRAVQVHLVGEVQKVYNSQGVSIHDKHIEIIIRQMLRRVTIIESGDAELLPGELVERSKFETENRRVVQEGGHPASGRPQLMGITKASLATESWLSAASFQETTRVLTDAAINAKSDSLIGLKENVIIGKLIPAGTGLSRYRNIRVEPTEEAKAAMYSAVGYDDIDYSPFGTGTGQAVPLEDYDYGPYNQ; from the coding sequence GTGCTCGACGTCAACTTCTTCGACGAGCTGCGGATCGGCCTGGCGACCGCGGACGACATCCGGCAGTGGTCTCACGGCGAGGTCAAGAAGCCGGAGACCATCAACTACCGCACCCTGAAGCCCGAAAAGGACGGACTCTTCTGCGAGAAGATCTTCGGTCCGACCCGGGACTGGGAGTGCTACTGCGGCAAGTACAAGCGTGTCCGCTTCAAGGGCATCATCTGTGAGCGCTGCGGCGTCGAGGTGACTCGCGCCAAGGTGCGTCGTGAGCGGATGGGCCACATCGAGCTGGCCGCTCCCGTCACCCACATCTGGTACTTCAAGGGCGTCCCGTCGCGGCTGGGCTACCTGCTCGACCTCGCCCCGAAGGACCTCGAGAAGGTCATCTACTTCGCCGCCTACATGATCACGTGGGTGGACGACGAGCGCCGCACGCGCGACCTGCCCTCGCTGGAGGCCCACGTCTCCGTCGAGCGCCAGCAGATCGAGCAGCGCCGCGACGCCGACCTGGAGGCCCGCGCCAAGAAGCTCGAGTCCGACCTGGCCGAGCTGGAGGCCGAGGGTGCCAAGGCCGACGTGCGCCGCAAGGTGCGCGAGGGCGCCGAGCGTGAGATGAAGCAGCTGCGCGACCGTGCGCAGCGCGAGATCGACCGCCTCGACGAGGTGTGGAACCGCTTCAAGAACCTCAAGGTCCAGGACCTCGAGGGCGACGAGCTGCTCTACCGCGAGCTGCGGGACCGCTTCGGCACCTACTTCATGGGCGGCATGGGCGCCGCGGCGCTGCAGAAGCGCCTGGAGTCCTTCGACCTGGATGAGGAGGCCGAGAGGCTTCGGGAGATCATCCGGACCGGCAAGGGCCAGAAGAAGACCCGTGCGCTCAAGCGCCTGAAGGTCGTCTCCGCCTTCCTGCAGACCCGCAACAGCCCCAACGGCATGGTTCTGGACTGCATCCCGGTCATCCCGCCGGACCTGCGTCCGATGGTGCAGCTGGACGGTGGCCGCTTCGCGACCTCCGACCTGAACGACCTGTACCGCCGTGTGATCAACCGCAACAACCGTCTCAAGCGTCTCCTTGACCTCGGTGCCCCCGAGATCATCGTGAACAACGAGAAGCGGATGCTGCAGGAGGCCGTCGACGCGCTGTTCGACAACGGCCGCCGCGGTCGCCCGGTGACCGGCCCCGGTAACCGTCCGCTGAAGTCCCTCAGCGACATGCTGAAGGGTAAGCAGGGTCGATTCCGTCAGAACCTGCTCGGTAAGCGTGTCGACTACTCGGCCCGTTCCGTCATCGTCGTCGGCCCGCAGCTCAAGCTGCACCAGTGTGGTCTGCCCAAGGCCATGGCGCTGGAGCTCTTCAAGCCGTTCGTGATGAAGCGCCTGGTGGACCTCAACCACGCGCAGAACATCAAGTCGGCGAAGCGCATGGTCGAGCGCGGCCGCACGGTCGTGTACGACGTGCTCGAAGAGGTCATCGCCGAGCACCCGGTGCTGCTGAACCGTGCGCCCACCCTGCACCGTCTGGGCATCCAGGCCTTCGAGCCGCAGCTGGTCGAGGGCAAGGCCATCCAGATCCACCCGCTCGTCTGCACCGCGTTCAACGCGGACTTCGACGGTGACCAGATGGCCGTCCACCTCCCGCTGTCCGCGGAGGCCCAGGCCGAGGCCCGCATCCTGATGCTGTCCTCGAACAACATCCTCAAGCCGGCCGACGGCCGTCCGGTGACCATGCCGACCCAGGACATGGTGCTGGGTCTGTTCTTCCTCACCACCGACGAGGAGGAGCGCGAGGTCGTGGGTGAGGGCCGGTCCTTCGGCTCCACCGCCGAGGCGATCATGGCCTTCGACGCCCGCGAGCTCTCGCTCCAGGCGAAGGTCGACATCCGCTTCCCGATCGGCACCGTCCCGCCGCGTGGCTGGACCCCGCCGGTCACGGAGGAGGGTGACGAGGGTGTCGAGGCCGCCGCGTGGCAGCCGGGTGACAGCTTCCGGCTGCGCACCACGCTGGGCCGCGCGCTCTTCAACGAGCTGCTGCCCGAGGACTACCCGTTCGTCGACTACTCGGTGGGCAAGAAGCAGCTCTCCGAGATCGTCAACGACCTCGCCGAGCGCTACCCGAAGGTCATCGTCGCGGCGACCCTGGACAACCTGAAGGCGGCCGGTTTCCACTGGGCCACCCGCTCCGGTGTCACCGTCGCGATCTCCGACGTCGTCGTCCCCGAGGCCAAGAAGGCCATCGTCGCGGGCTACGAGGCGCAGGACGAGAAGGTCCAGAAGCAGTACGAGCGCGGTCTGATCACCAAGGACGAGCGCACCCAGGAGCTCATCGCGATCTGGACCAAGGCGACCAACGAGGTCGCCGAGGCGATGAACTCGAACTTCCCCAAGACGAACCCCATCTTCATGATGGTTGACTCGGGTGCCCGAGGAAACATGATGCAGATGCGGCAGATCGCCGGTATGCGTGGTCTGGTGTCGAACGCGAAGAACGAGACCATCCCGCGGCCCATTAAGGCGTCGTTCCGTGAGGGTCTCTCCGTGCTGGAGTACTTCATCTCCACCCACGGTGCCCGTAAGGGTCTCGCGGACACCGCCCTCCGTACCGCCGACTCGGGTTACCTGACCCGTCGTCTGGTCGACGTCTCGCAGGACGTCATCATCCGCGAGGAGGACTGCGGCACCGAGCGCGGCCTCAAGCTGGCGATCGCGTCCCGCGGCGCGGACGGTGTGCTCCGCAAGACGGACGACGTGGAGACCAGCGTGTACGCGCGCTGCCTCGCCGAGGACATCGTCGTCGACGGCAAGGTGCTGGCCCCGGCCGGTACCGACCTGGGCGACGTGCTCATCCAGGAGCTCGTCAAGTACGGCGTCGAGCAGGTCAAGACCCGCTCGGTGCTCACCTGCGAGTCCGCCGTCGGCACCTGCGCCATGTGCTACGGCCGCTCGCTGGCCACCGGCAAGCTGGTCGACATCGGTGAGGCGGTCGGCATCATCGCCGCCCAGTCCATCGGTGAGCCCGGTACCCAGCTGACGATGCGTACCTTCCACACCGGTGGTGTGGCCGGTGACGACATCACCCAGGGTCTGCCGCGTGTCGTCGAGCTCTTCGAGGCCCGTACGCCCAAGGGTGTCGCCCCGATCTCGGAGGCGGCCGGCCGCGTCCGGATCGAGGAGACCGAGAAGACCAAGAAGATCATCGTCACCCCGGACGACGGCTCCGACGAGACCGCCTTCGGCATCTCCAAGCGTGCCCGTCTGCTGGTCTCCGAGGGCGAGCACGTCGAGGTCGGCCAGGCGCTGACCGTGGGTGCCACCAACCCGCACGACGTGCTGCGGATCCTCGGCCAGCGCGCCGTCCAGGTCCACCTGGTCGGCGAGGTCCAGAAGGTCTACAACTCGCAGGGTGTGTCGATCCACGACAAGCACATCGAGATCATCATCCGGCAGATGCTCCGCCGCGTGACGATCATCGAGTCCGGCGACGCGGAGCTGCTGCCGGGCGAGCTCGTCGAGCGCTCGAAGTTCGAGACCGAGAACCGTCGTGTGGTCCAGGAAGGCGGCCACCCGGCCTCCGGTCGTCCGCAGCTGATGGGTATCACCAAGGCCTCGCTGGCGACGGAGTCCTGGCTGTCGGCGGCGTCCTTCCAGGAGACGACCCGGGTGCTCACCGACGCGGCGATCAACGCCAAGTCGGACTCCCTGATCGGCCTCAAGGAGAACGTCATCATCGGTAAGCTCATCCCGGCCGGTACGGGCCTGTCCCGCTACCGCAACATCCGGGTCGAGCCGACCGAGGAGGCGAAGGCCGCGATGTACTCGGCCGTCGGTTACGACGACATCGACTACTCGCCCTTCGGCACCGGCACCGGCCAGGCGGTCCCGCTGGAGGACTACGACTACGGTCCGTACAACCAGTAA